In one Terriglobales bacterium genomic region, the following are encoded:
- the glp gene encoding gephyrin-like molybdotransferase Glp, which produces MSASQAHSRIERLLSFEDAQECVRSQAELLRKQPRTSEQVPLLESLGRTLAEEIVADRNLPPFPRATRDGYAVRAEDVQLIPTELRIVGQIRAGGELPEGFTKLSRGQAISIMTGAPVPSGANGVVMVEHTERKGDSVRLLRSVTNGENVVPLGSEARAGAVLIERGTRVSHAQVALAAAVGKSKVSVYSRPRVAILPTGDEVVSIDSEPASNQIRNSNSFSLAAQVIAAGGEPIQLPIAPDEPERLRELIAQGLESDLLLLSGGVSAGEYDLVEDVLSQFSAEFLFTGVQIQPGKPLVFGRALSTSHGRLMYFLGLPGNPISTMVTFELFASILLRALSGAPGSGLRGTKARLVKEVRVKTGLTRFLPAQLSGNWDDPEVAPVKWQGSGDVAAFSRGDCLLVIPPDREHFNPGEWMTVLPLQS; this is translated from the coding sequence ATGTCCGCGAGCCAAGCCCACAGCCGAATCGAGAGACTGCTCAGCTTCGAAGATGCCCAGGAATGTGTGCGTTCTCAAGCAGAGTTGCTGCGCAAACAGCCCCGCACTAGCGAGCAGGTGCCACTTCTCGAATCCCTGGGACGCACGTTAGCCGAGGAGATCGTCGCGGATCGCAACTTACCTCCATTTCCTCGCGCTACACGCGACGGCTACGCAGTGCGTGCCGAAGATGTCCAGCTCATTCCGACCGAACTCAGAATCGTAGGGCAGATACGCGCAGGCGGCGAACTTCCTGAAGGTTTCACCAAGCTTTCGAGGGGGCAAGCAATTTCGATCATGACCGGTGCTCCTGTTCCCAGCGGAGCGAACGGAGTGGTCATGGTCGAGCACACTGAGCGAAAAGGCGATTCCGTTCGCCTGCTGAGATCGGTGACAAATGGGGAGAACGTCGTGCCTCTTGGCAGTGAAGCCCGCGCGGGAGCCGTGCTGATTGAACGAGGAACCCGCGTTTCCCACGCTCAAGTCGCACTGGCTGCTGCGGTGGGTAAGTCGAAAGTCAGCGTGTACTCCCGCCCACGAGTTGCCATCCTCCCAACCGGCGATGAAGTGGTGTCTATCGACTCCGAACCGGCCAGCAATCAGATTCGCAACTCCAACAGCTTTTCGTTGGCAGCGCAGGTGATTGCCGCCGGAGGGGAGCCGATCCAGCTTCCTATAGCGCCGGACGAGCCTGAACGTTTGCGCGAACTGATTGCCCAGGGACTCGAGAGTGATTTGCTGCTGCTGAGCGGTGGCGTCTCTGCTGGTGAATACGACTTGGTAGAGGACGTTCTTTCGCAGTTCTCCGCTGAATTCCTGTTTACCGGAGTGCAGATTCAACCGGGAAAGCCGCTCGTATTCGGGCGCGCTCTTTCCACGTCGCATGGACGTTTGATGTACTTCCTCGGATTACCGGGAAATCCCATCTCTACCATGGTCACGTTCGAACTTTTCGCCAGTATTCTGCTTCGAGCATTATCGGGAGCACCAGGATCAGGCTTGCGAGGAACGAAGGCCCGACTGGTAAAAGAAGTTCGTGTTAAGACAGGGCTCACTCGTTTTCTTCCAGCGCAGTTGTCAGGAAACTGGGATGATCCTGAAGTGGCGCCGGTTAAATGGCAGGGATCCGGAGATGTTGCAGCCTTCTCACGGGGAGATTGCCTGCTCGTGATCCCGCCGGATCGTGAGCATTTCAATCCCGGAGAATGGATGACCGTTCTACCTCTGCAGAGCTAA
- a CDS encoding MogA/MoaB family molybdenum cofactor biosynthesis protein, with the protein MKLTAAVLTISDSSFRGSREDLSGPRLQQVLKDAGFEISLSKVLPDEAQQIAAALRTAAAQARFVVTTGGTGIAARDVTPEATRRVCERLLDGVAELMRAEGLKQTPFAALTRGVCGTLGTSIVLNVPGNPAGAEQSLKVVLPLIPHALDLLAGKTEH; encoded by the coding sequence GTGAAGCTGACCGCTGCAGTTCTCACGATCAGCGACTCCTCTTTTCGCGGATCACGCGAAGATCTCTCCGGACCGAGATTGCAACAAGTCCTCAAAGATGCAGGATTCGAAATCTCGCTGAGCAAGGTTCTTCCTGACGAGGCTCAGCAAATTGCGGCAGCTCTGCGCACAGCAGCAGCTCAGGCTCGCTTCGTCGTGACCACCGGAGGCACGGGAATCGCAGCGCGTGACGTGACCCCAGAAGCTACGCGCAGAGTATGCGAGCGCCTGCTCGACGGCGTTGCCGAGTTAATGCGCGCTGAGGGACTGAAGCAGACTCCTTTTGCCGCGCTCACGCGCGGAGTATGCGGAACACTAGGGACCTCGATCGTCCTAAACGTGCCCGGAAATCCCGCAGGTGCAGAGCAGTCCCTGAAAGTCGTGCTGCCCCTGATTCCCCACGCGCTCGACTTGCTCGCGGGCAAAACCGAGCATTAG
- the moaC gene encoding cyclic pyranopterin monophosphate synthase MoaC translates to MARKLSHYDRSGRATMVDVSEKQPTKREAEASAFVRMSEAVLAALPSNPKGDPLEVARFAGIAAAKRTSDLIPMCHPLPLTFIDVTTRICENGVAIASKVTTTAITGVEMEALVAASVAALTVYDMCKALDKGIVIEHIRLEKKSGGKSGPYVRQPGNSRPPRRTSR, encoded by the coding sequence ATGGCCCGCAAACTCTCACACTACGATCGGAGTGGCCGTGCAACGATGGTCGATGTTTCGGAGAAGCAGCCGACCAAGCGGGAAGCAGAAGCCTCCGCGTTCGTGCGCATGTCTGAAGCTGTGCTTGCCGCCCTCCCCAGCAATCCCAAGGGCGATCCTCTGGAAGTGGCTCGCTTCGCCGGCATCGCGGCGGCTAAGCGAACTTCAGACTTGATACCAATGTGTCATCCCCTTCCCCTGACGTTCATTGATGTGACCACTCGCATATGCGAGAATGGCGTCGCTATTGCCTCGAAAGTAACTACGACTGCCATTACTGGCGTCGAGATGGAAGCGCTGGTAGCAGCAAGCGTTGCCGCCCTGACGGTCTACGATATGTGTAAGGCGCTGGACAAGGGCATCGTCATCGAGCACATCCGCCTGGAGAAGAAGTCCGGCGGCAAGAGCGGTCCGTACGTCCGACAACCGGGAAACTCCCGTCCGCCACGCCGGACGAGCCGATAA
- a CDS encoding response regulator, with protein sequence MASNIRVLLVDDNPMILALLRQVISPFATIKTIANAAEALMHVVESPPDLLISDYSLPELNGKQLIEKIHGRRQTAKLPAILIATRSEITEQLRSMQDQVEDIIEKPFFTKEISRRIKRVVDKISLEKMAREAPGESVVRGNLQQMNTMDLFQSLELGHKTCRLTLSNAGQRCDLYFNDGQINHALFGGLRGDEAVFKVLTWTEGLFEIDFSGSSSEQTTTRSTQGLLMEGLRLLDEANRDAEENVLDA encoded by the coding sequence ATGGCATCCAACATTCGCGTCCTGCTGGTGGACGACAACCCGATGATTCTGGCGCTGCTCAGGCAGGTGATCTCGCCGTTCGCGACGATAAAAACCATCGCGAATGCTGCAGAGGCCCTGATGCACGTAGTGGAATCGCCGCCCGACCTGCTCATCTCCGACTACTCCCTGCCTGAGTTAAATGGTAAGCAGTTGATCGAGAAGATTCACGGACGGCGCCAAACCGCCAAGCTTCCCGCAATTCTCATCGCAACCCGCAGCGAGATCACCGAGCAACTCCGCTCCATGCAGGACCAGGTCGAGGACATCATCGAGAAGCCATTTTTCACCAAAGAGATCTCCCGCCGCATCAAGCGCGTAGTCGACAAGATTTCTCTGGAGAAGATGGCGCGGGAAGCGCCCGGGGAGTCGGTAGTCCGGGGCAACCTGCAGCAGATGAATACCATGGACCTGTTCCAATCGCTGGAGCTCGGTCACAAAACCTGCCGCCTCACTCTTAGCAACGCCGGACAGCGTTGCGACCTTTACTTCAATGATGGACAAATCAATCACGCTCTGTTCGGCGGACTTCGCGGAGACGAAGCTGTCTTCAAGGTTCTCACCTGGACTGAAGGACTTTTCGAGATCGACTTCAGCGGCAGCAGCTCGGAGCAGACCACCACACGTTCCACTCAGGGCCTGCTGATGGAAGGCTTGCGTCTACTCGATGAAGCTAACCGCGACGCGGAAGAGAACGTGCTCGACGCGTGA